The DNA segment AGCTAATAACTACATTAATAGGGAATTAAGTTGGATTGACTTTAATAAAAGAGTTCTTTTGACTGGTATGGAGAATGACTATAAAGTTTTAGATAAAATTAAATTTTTTTCAATTTTTAGTAATAATCTTGATGAATTTTTTATGGTTAGAGTTGCATCATTAAAAGCTCAAGTTGAAGCTGGAATTAGAAAAAAAAGCATTGATGGACTGATGCCCATCGAGCAACTAAAAAAAATAAACAAAGAAGTAAAAAATCTTACAACTCTCCAAGAAAACTTTCTTAATAATGAATTAAATGATGAACTCAGAAATAAAGGAATTTTTATAAAAAAGTATCGAGAACTTTCTGAGAATCAAAAAAATTGGTGTAATAACTATTTTCTTTCATCAATTTTTCCATTATTAACCCCATTAGTTGTTGATCCTGCACACCCATTTCCCTTTATAAGTAACCTTAGTCTTAATTTAGCTGCTCTAATTAATGATGGAGAGGAATCTAAAAATCAATTTGTAAGGATTAAAATTCCGACAAAAAATATCGGCAGATTTATACTAATTCCTAATGAAATTGTTGAAACTGATGATGAAAAAGAACATCTTTTTATAACTGTAGAAGACCTAATTGGAAATAATATCAATTTTTTGTTTAATGGGATGGAATGCTTAAATTATTCTTTTTTCAGAGTAACAAGAGATGCAGATTTAGAATTAAAAGAACTTGAAGCGGACGATTTACTTCTTGCTGTGGAGCAAAGCTTGCAAAAAAGGAGATTAGGGGGTGATGTAGTTAGATTAGAAGTAGAAGAAAATATCCCAAAAAATATTTTAAAATTGCTTATTGATAGTATTCAAATATCAGAAGAATATATTTACTTTTGCAAAAGCTTATTAGGGCTTGATGATTTAAATTATCTCACAAAAATCAATCGCGAAGATTTAAAAAGAAACTTATTAATTGGAGATACACATCCATTGCTCAAATCATTAGATTCTCCAAATGATAAAAATTTTAACTCTATTTTCAGCATTCTTAGAAAACAGAGTGTACTTCTTCATCACCCTTACGACTTATTCAAAACTTCCGTTGAAGAATTTATCAATAAAGCTGCTGACGACCCCCTTGTATTAGCGATTAAAATTACTCTTTATCGAGTTTCGAAGGATTCTCCAATCATTGAAGCTTTGATGAGAGCCGCTGAAAATGGGAAAGAGGTTATGACTCTTGTCGAGCTCAAAGCAAGATTTGATGAAGACAACAACATCCAATGGGCAAAACAGCTTGAACAAGCTGGAATACATGTCGTTTATGGAATACTAGGCTTTAAAACGCATACAAAAATTGCGTTGGTGGTTAGAAAAGAAAAAGGAAGATTAAGAAATTATTTTCATATAGGAACTGGAAACTACAATTCAAATACTTCTCGCTTTTATACAGATATAGGATTTCTTTCGACAGATCCGGATATCTCATCAGATCTAATTGAATTATTTAATTACTTATCAGGATTCTCAAAACAAAAGACTTACCAAAAACTATTAGTGTCCCCAAAATCATTAAGAAAAAAATTTATCTTTTTAATAAACAGGGAAATTGAGAATGCCAAGAAGGGAAAGAAAGGGGAGATTATTGCAAAAATGAATTCATTAGTAGACCCAGAAATTATTCAATTACTTTATTTAGCTTCTCAAACAGGAATAAAAATTCACCTCATTATCAGGGGAATTTGTTGTTTATATCCCCAAAAGGAGAACTTGAGTGAAAATATAACGGTCACAAGCATTATTGGACCTTTTCTTGAACATTCTAGAATTTTCTGGTTTTACAATAATAATAATCCAGAAGTTTTTATTGGAAGTGCTGACTGGATGAGAAGAAATTTAGACAGAAGAATAGAAGCAGTAACACCTATAGAAGATTTGAATTTAAAATCTCAATTATATGATCTTTTACAAACTTATATTGATGATAATTATTTCTCTTGGGTAATGAATCAAGAAGGAATATACGAAAAAAAAAGAGAAAAATCAAACTCAAATCGCTCTCAAATTGATTTAATAAAAGGTTGAAACATAATTCATTTTTATAACATTTTTAAAAATTACTTAATATTATTAAATATTTTATATTTATACAAAACCTAATCATATCAACAGTTCAGGAGAAATATTGATAAAATCTTCCTAATTTGTCTTTAAAGTTTCAACGCAAAAGTAGTTTTTATCTCGATTTCAGTGCTAGCTTTTTAAAAAATCCGTTTTAAGAGGCCAGGGTGATGGGGATCCTTCTGGAATCTGGAAATAGTTCTTCAAAAAATAATAATGAAGAACCTAGATTACCAAACACTGCGGGCAAGACTCGCAAAACAAAATCCAGCTTAAGTGCTAAACAAAGCCAAAAAAAATCTGCAAGACTTGCTTCAGATTCTATTGGTTATTACTTAAGCAGTATTGGAAGAGTTCCTCTGCTTACTGCCGCAGAGGAAATAGAGCTAGCACATCATGTTCAAAACATGAAAAAAATGCTAAAAATTCCTGAAATTGAAAGATCATCAAGAAATCGTCATCTTATTAAAGTTGGGAAGAGGGCTAGAGATAGAATGATGTCTGCCAATTTAAGACTTGTAGTATCTGTTGCAAAAAAGTATCAAAATCAAGGTTTAGAACTATTAGACTTGGTACAAGAAGGCGCTATTGGCTTAGAGAGGGCTGTTGATAAATTTGATCCTGCAATGGGATATAAATTTTCTACTTATGCTTATTGGTGGATTAGACAAGGAATGACAAGAGCTATTGATAATAGTGCTAGAACAATCCGATTGCCAATTCATATAAGTGAAAAATTATCCAAAATGAGGAGAGTTTCCCGAGAATTATCTCAAAAATCTGGAAGGCAACCAACCAGATTAGAAATGGCAACAGCGATGGGGATTGATCAAAAAGATTTAGAAGACTTAATCTCTCAAAGTGCTCCATGCGCATCTCTTGACGCTCATGCAAGAGGAGAAGAAGATCGTAGTACTCTAGGTGAACTTATTCCAGATCCAAATGGTGAAGAGCCAATGGAAGGAATGGATAGAACTATCCAAAAAGAACATTTAGGAACTTGGCTAACTCAGCTAAATGAGAGGGAACAAAAAATCATGAAACTAAGATTCGGCTTAGACGGAGAAGAGCCACTAACTCTGGCCGAAATAGGAAGACAAATAAATGTATCTCGAGAAAGAGTTAGACAACTAGAAGCAAAGGCAATACTAAAATTAAGAGTAATGACAACTCATCAAAAAGCAGCATAATTAAGTAGTTGAAATTTGTTTTTCTTTCTAGTTATATATTAATTGTCTTTTTAATATCAATAATTTATAAAAGGTTTGATCAGGATAATAAAGAGGCACTTAGGAAAATTGTTCATATTGGTATAGGACCCTTAATTCCTCTTGCTAAATATTTAGATTTAGATCAAATTTCTGCTCTATTCTTTACAGGAATTGTTTCTTTATTAACTTTCATAAATTACAAATCTAAATTATTCCCAACTATTGAGGATGTAGATAGAAAAAGTTATGGGACAATTTTTTATTGTCTCAGTTTATTCATTTTAATTTATCTTTATTGGAATAAAGATCCTACTTCCCTCATCGCTGGATTTTTTATAATGACATTTGGAGATGGCTTTGCCGGATTAATAGGCAAAAACATTCAATCCAAAAGTTGGATTATTTTTAACCAAAAAAAATCATTCTTTGGAACGATGACTATGTTCTTAACAAGCTTATTAGTTGTTTTTGGTTTATGTTCTTTTCAAGAATATAGTTTAAATATAAATATTTTTACGATCGCTTTTATTGCTACCATTCTTGAACAATTAAGTTTTTTTGGAGTAGATAATTTTGTCGTGCCAATTTTATCAGCATTTTGCTTTAACTTTTTTATTACAGGTTTATAAATTAAGAAATTGAATCATATAAACTCTCTAGCAAATTTTTTGTCTTGTCTATATTAATGCAAGCATCAGTAATACTTCTCCCATATTCAAGATCTTTATTATTTGAAAGTTTTTGATTACCTTCCTTAAGATGACTTTCAAGCATAATTCCTAAAATATTTTTTTCACCATTCTTAATTTGAGTTGCTACGTTTTCTAGAACATCAGATTGCTTCCTAAAGTCTTTATTAGAATTACCATGACTACAATCGATCATAACCTTATGAGGAAGATTACTGGCTTTTAATTCAGAAGATATGCCTTTTACATGTTGATTTTCAAAATTAACTCCTTTAGACCCACCCCTTAAAACTATATGCCCATCGGGATTGCCAGTCGTATTTACAATAGAAGCATAACCATGATCATTAACGCCTAAAAAGTGATGAGATTTTGATGCAGACTGCATCGCATTAATAGCTGTACTGAAAGAACCATCTGTACCATTTTTAAAACCAATTGGCATAGATAATCCTGAAGCCATTTCTCTATGAGTTTGACTTTCAGTTGTCCTTGCACCAATGGCTGTCCAGCTGATTAAATCAGCAATATATTGAGGGACAATGGGGTCCAACAACTCAGTAGCTGAAGGGATCCCTCTAGTCGCAAGATAGGAGAGCAAGCTTCTAGCTCTACGTAAACCTGTATTAATATCGTAGGAACCATCTAAATGGGGGTCATTTATCAATCCTTTCCATCCGATTGTAGTTCTCGGTTTTTCAAAATATACTCTCATTACAATTTCCAATTTATCATTGTAGATTTTTCTAAATTCCTGAATATATTCTGAATACTCTTTAGCAGCTTTAATATCGTGGATTGAGCATGGTCCCACAATGACTAATAGCCTAGGATCATTATTATGCAAAATATTTTGTATCGATCTCCTCGTATTGGAGACAGTATCAGCAGAGGTATAATCTAAAGGTATATCATTATGAAGTTTGCTTGGAGGTATCAATGGACGTGTTTCAACAACATGCAAATCAGATGTTTTTTCTAAAGATTGATTATTTGATGAAGTCGTCATTAATTCAGTAGTTTGAATATTTTAAAAAGCATTGATAAATACTCTCCTTATCAATATTAAAAATAACAATAGATTAGGCATTAAACCTCACAAATGAAGAAATTGGAAACATTGCTCAAACATTATGAAGACCACGTAGCTGCAAGAGCTGCTCAAGGCATACCTCCTTTACCTCTGAATGCCGAGCAGATAAATTGTGTTACCCAACTATTAGAACAAGAAAACAATTTCGAAAGTAGCTATTTACTTGATTTACTTATCAATAGAGTCCCACCGGGGGTGGATGAAGCAGCATATATAAAAGCAAGCTGGCTTACAGCGATTGTGAATGGAGAAAAACATTGCAAATTTATTAATGCCCAAAAAGCAATACAGATTTTAGGGACAATGATAGGAGGATATAACGTAAACTCGCTAATTGAAATACTTAAAAATAAAAATGATTTGCTAGCTAAAGAAGCAGCAAAAGTTTTAAAGAATATTATCCTTGTATACGATGCAGCAAATGATATTTTTGATTTATCTCAAAATAATATTTATGCAGAAGAGGTTGTAAATAGTTGGGCCAATGCAGAATGGTTTACAACTAAAAAATCCATTCCAAGAGAAATTACATGTTTAGCATTCAAAATCGATGGCGAAACAAACACTGATGACTTATCTCCTGCAGTACATGCTACATCACGTCCAGACATCCCATTACACGCATTATCTATGCTTGAATTCAAGAATCAGGATGGACTAAAAATTCTTGCTGATCTTAAAAAACAAGATCTACAAATAGCGTATGTTGGAGATGTCGTTGGCACAGGCAGTTCAAGAAAATCTGCCATTAATTCTGTTATTTGGCATTTAGGCGAAGATATCCCATTTGTACCTAATAAAAAAACTGGTGGAATAATAATAGGAAATAAAATAGCACCAATTTTCTTTAATACAGCCCAAGATTCTGGAGCTCTACCGATTGAAACAGATGTCTCTAAAATTAATACTGGTGATTTACTAAAAATATTGCCCTATGAAGGTGTAATAAAAAAAATTGATAAAATTTCAAATACTGAATTAACAATAAGTCATTTCAACTTGAAACCATCAACACTTACAGATGAAATTCAAGCTGGCGGAAGAATAAATCTCATGATTGGGAGATCTCTCACAGATAAAATCAGGAAAAAACTTGAATTACAACCTAGTAAAGTATTTATACGCCCAAAAAGTCCAAAAGAAATTAATACTGGATTTACTCAAGCACAAAAAATAGTAGGTAAAGCATGTGGATTAAAAGGAGTACTTCCAGGAATGACATGTGAGCCCATTATGACAACTGTTGGGAGCCAAGATACTACTGGTCCGATGACTAGAGACGAACTTAAAGAGTTAGCTTGTTTAGGTTTTACTGCAGATTTAGTAATGCAAAGTTTTTGTCATACTGCTGCTTATCCGAAACCAGTTGATTTAGTTACTCATAAAGAATTACCTGATTTTATTTCGCAAAGAGGTGGCGTAGCTCTTAAACCTGGTGATGGCATCATTCATAGTTGGCTTAATAGAATGCTACTTCCAGATACTGTAGGAACAGGAGGAGATAGTCATACGAGATTTCCTCTTGGCATTTCCTTCCCTGGAGGTTCGGGGATTGTTGCTTTTGCAGCAGCAATAGGATCAATGCCATTAAACATGCCAGAATCAGTATTAGTAAAATTTACAGGGAATTTACTACCAGGAATAACACTACGAGATCTTGTGAATGCAATTCCACTCTTTGCAATAAAAAAAGGTTTATTAACCGTTGCTAAGGAAAACAAGAAAAATATCTTTAACGGAAAAATTATGGAAATAGAAGGTTTGCCTGATTTAAAA comes from the Prochlorococcus marinus str. MIT 9515 genome and includes:
- the ppk1 gene encoding polyphosphate kinase 1; amino-acid sequence: MKYEANNYINRELSWIDFNKRVLLTGMENDYKVLDKIKFFSIFSNNLDEFFMVRVASLKAQVEAGIRKKSIDGLMPIEQLKKINKEVKNLTTLQENFLNNELNDELRNKGIFIKKYRELSENQKNWCNNYFLSSIFPLLTPLVVDPAHPFPFISNLSLNLAALINDGEESKNQFVRIKIPTKNIGRFILIPNEIVETDDEKEHLFITVEDLIGNNINFLFNGMECLNYSFFRVTRDADLELKELEADDLLLAVEQSLQKRRLGGDVVRLEVEENIPKNILKLLIDSIQISEEYIYFCKSLLGLDDLNYLTKINREDLKRNLLIGDTHPLLKSLDSPNDKNFNSIFSILRKQSVLLHHPYDLFKTSVEEFINKAADDPLVLAIKITLYRVSKDSPIIEALMRAAENGKEVMTLVELKARFDEDNNIQWAKQLEQAGIHVVYGILGFKTHTKIALVVRKEKGRLRNYFHIGTGNYNSNTSRFYTDIGFLSTDPDISSDLIELFNYLSGFSKQKTYQKLLVSPKSLRKKFIFLINREIENAKKGKKGEIIAKMNSLVDPEIIQLLYLASQTGIKIHLIIRGICCLYPQKENLSENITVTSIIGPFLEHSRIFWFYNNNNPEVFIGSADWMRRNLDRRIEAVTPIEDLNLKSQLYDLLQTYIDDNYFSWVMNQEGIYEKKREKSNSNRSQIDLIKG
- a CDS encoding RpoD/SigA family RNA polymerase sigma factor; amino-acid sequence: MGILLESGNSSSKNNNEEPRLPNTAGKTRKTKSSLSAKQSQKKSARLASDSIGYYLSSIGRVPLLTAAEEIELAHHVQNMKKMLKIPEIERSSRNRHLIKVGKRARDRMMSANLRLVVSVAKKYQNQGLELLDLVQEGAIGLERAVDKFDPAMGYKFSTYAYWWIRQGMTRAIDNSARTIRLPIHISEKLSKMRRVSRELSQKSGRQPTRLEMATAMGIDQKDLEDLISQSAPCASLDAHARGEEDRSTLGELIPDPNGEEPMEGMDRTIQKEHLGTWLTQLNEREQKIMKLRFGLDGEEPLTLAEIGRQINVSRERVRQLEAKAILKLRVMTTHQKAA
- a CDS encoding diacylglycerol/polyprenol kinase family protein; translation: MKFVFLSSYILIVFLISIIYKRFDQDNKEALRKIVHIGIGPLIPLAKYLDLDQISALFFTGIVSLLTFINYKSKLFPTIEDVDRKSYGTIFYCLSLFILIYLYWNKDPTSLIAGFFIMTFGDGFAGLIGKNIQSKSWIIFNQKKSFFGTMTMFLTSLLVVFGLCSFQEYSLNINIFTIAFIATILEQLSFFGVDNFVVPILSAFCFNFFITGL
- a CDS encoding 3-deoxy-7-phosphoheptulonate synthase, whose protein sequence is MTTSSNNQSLEKTSDLHVVETRPLIPPSKLHNDIPLDYTSADTVSNTRRSIQNILHNNDPRLLVIVGPCSIHDIKAAKEYSEYIQEFRKIYNDKLEIVMRVYFEKPRTTIGWKGLINDPHLDGSYDINTGLRRARSLLSYLATRGIPSATELLDPIVPQYIADLISWTAIGARTTESQTHREMASGLSMPIGFKNGTDGSFSTAINAMQSASKSHHFLGVNDHGYASIVNTTGNPDGHIVLRGGSKGVNFENQHVKGISSELKASNLPHKVMIDCSHGNSNKDFRKQSDVLENVATQIKNGEKNILGIMLESHLKEGNQKLSNNKDLEYGRSITDACINIDKTKNLLESLYDSIS
- the acnB gene encoding bifunctional aconitate hydratase 2/2-methylisocitrate dehydratase: MKKLETLLKHYEDHVAARAAQGIPPLPLNAEQINCVTQLLEQENNFESSYLLDLLINRVPPGVDEAAYIKASWLTAIVNGEKHCKFINAQKAIQILGTMIGGYNVNSLIEILKNKNDLLAKEAAKVLKNIILVYDAANDIFDLSQNNIYAEEVVNSWANAEWFTTKKSIPREITCLAFKIDGETNTDDLSPAVHATSRPDIPLHALSMLEFKNQDGLKILADLKKQDLQIAYVGDVVGTGSSRKSAINSVIWHLGEDIPFVPNKKTGGIIIGNKIAPIFFNTAQDSGALPIETDVSKINTGDLLKILPYEGVIKKIDKISNTELTISHFNLKPSTLTDEIQAGGRINLMIGRSLTDKIRKKLELQPSKVFIRPKSPKEINTGFTQAQKIVGKACGLKGVLPGMTCEPIMTTVGSQDTTGPMTRDELKELACLGFTADLVMQSFCHTAAYPKPVDLVTHKELPDFISQRGGVALKPGDGIIHSWLNRMLLPDTVGTGGDSHTRFPLGISFPGGSGIVAFAAAIGSMPLNMPESVLVKFTGNLLPGITLRDLVNAIPLFAIKKGLLTVAKENKKNIFNGKIMEIEGLPDLKLEQAFELTDATAERSCAGSTILLSHRTVEEYLKSNICLLEKMIESNYEDAKSISRRISDMKTWLKKPELIQPDKNASYEEIIEIDLAKVTQPIVACPNDPDNVKEIENVENTEIDEVFIGSCMTNIGHYRAAAKVLEGIEKLNSRLWICPPTKMDEETLKAEGYYEIFEKCGARLELPGCSLCMGNQARVDEGSVVFSTSTRNFDNRLGKNAQVFLGSAELAAVCALLGKIPTVNEYQDITKNKINPYSDELYRYLQFDEIENFSLTK